One Halolamina litorea genomic window carries:
- a CDS encoding amino acid-binding protein, whose product MSRPEGVTTHTLRLELDDEPGELAAALEPIAENGGNLLSVFHERGSRTPGGRIPVEVALDCQVDRFEDVVEGLRDRGVTVVAADEEYYGEAFRVLLTGHLVDTDLSGTLREIEGESTVSVEELSLTAPEGVSAVSSAYLRLGARSGERAAALETVRSIAERKDLTVVEPLGVGE is encoded by the coding sequence ATGAGCCGGCCCGAAGGTGTCACCACACACACGCTGCGACTCGAACTCGACGACGAGCCGGGGGAGTTGGCGGCCGCGCTCGAACCCATCGCCGAGAACGGAGGGAACCTCCTCTCGGTGTTCCACGAGCGGGGGAGCCGGACGCCGGGGGGCCGAATCCCGGTCGAAGTCGCCCTCGACTGTCAGGTGGACCGCTTCGAGGACGTGGTCGAGGGGCTCCGTGACCGCGGCGTCACCGTCGTCGCCGCCGACGAGGAGTACTACGGGGAGGCGTTCCGTGTCCTGTTGACCGGCCACCTCGTCGACACCGACCTCTCGGGGACGCTCCGCGAGATCGAGGGTGAGTCGACGGTCTCGGTGGAGGAACTCTCCCTGACTGCCCCCGAAGGCGTCAGCGCAGTCTCCTCGGCGTACCTCCGACTCGGCGCACGGTCCGGCGAGCGTGCGGCCGCCCTGGAGACGGTTCGGTCGATCGCCGAGCGGAAGGACCTGACCGTCGTCGAACCCCTAGGGGTGGGCGAATGA
- a CDS encoding elongation factor EF-2: MGRRKKIVQECERLMDTPENIRNIAIAAHVDHGKTTLSDNLLAGAGMISEGTAGEQLAMDTKEDEQERGITIDAANVSMTHEYEDTNHLINLIDTPGHVDFGGDVTRAMRAVDGALVVVDAVEGAMPQTETVLRQALREGVKPTLFINKVDRLISELQEGEEEMQERLLGVIADVNELIRGMIEEMDDIDDDWTVSVEDGTVGFGSALYKWGVSMPSMQRTGMDFGDIIELEQNDKRDELHERTPLSDVVLDMVCEHFPNPVDAQPRRVPRIWRGDAESELAEDMRLVNEDGEVVFMVTDISMDPHAGEIATGRVFSGTLEKGQDLFVSGTAGKNRIQSVGLFMGSEREEVNRVPAGNIASVTGLRDAIAGSTVSSVDMTPFESIEHISEPVITKSVEAQTMDDLPKLIETLQQVAKEDPTIQIEINEDTGEHLISGQGELHLEVITQRIEKEQGIPVNTGEPIVVYREQPQEESREVEGVSPNRHNKFYISIHPMGQDIVDAIQLGEVSMDMPELERREALQEAGMDKDTSQNVEHIHGTNILIDDTKGIQHLNETMELVVEGLSEALDDGPLAAEPVQGTLLRLHDARLHEDTIHRGPAQVIPAVREAVHRALIDGEIRLLEPIQNVRIDVPSEHMGAASGEIQGRRGRVDDMYQEGGLMVVEGIAPVGEMIGFSSDIRSATEGRASWNTENAGFRVMADNLQREKIMEIRERKGMKLELPESIDYL; the protein is encoded by the coding sequence ATGGGCCGACGTAAGAAAATCGTCCAAGAGTGTGAGCGACTGATGGACACGCCGGAGAACATCCGGAACATCGCCATCGCCGCTCACGTCGACCACGGGAAGACGACGCTTTCGGACAACCTCCTCGCAGGCGCGGGGATGATCTCCGAGGGTACCGCCGGCGAACAGCTCGCCATGGACACGAAGGAAGACGAGCAGGAACGTGGGATCACCATCGACGCGGCGAACGTTTCGATGACCCACGAGTACGAGGACACCAACCACCTCATCAACCTGATCGACACTCCGGGCCACGTCGACTTCGGTGGCGACGTGACCCGAGCGATGCGTGCCGTCGACGGCGCGCTTGTGGTGGTCGACGCCGTCGAGGGCGCGATGCCCCAGACGGAGACGGTGCTCCGACAGGCGCTCCGTGAGGGTGTGAAGCCGACCCTGTTCATCAACAAGGTCGACCGCCTCATCTCCGAACTGCAGGAAGGCGAGGAGGAGATGCAGGAGCGACTGCTCGGCGTCATCGCGGACGTGAACGAACTCATCCGCGGGATGATCGAGGAGATGGACGACATCGACGACGACTGGACGGTCTCCGTCGAGGACGGTACCGTCGGGTTCGGCTCGGCGCTCTACAAGTGGGGCGTCTCGATGCCGTCGATGCAGCGCACCGGGATGGACTTCGGGGACATCATCGAGCTCGAGCAGAACGACAAGCGCGACGAGCTCCACGAGCGGACGCCGCTCTCGGACGTCGTGCTCGACATGGTCTGTGAGCACTTCCCGAACCCCGTCGACGCACAGCCCCGCCGTGTCCCGCGCATCTGGCGTGGCGACGCCGAGTCCGAGCTGGCCGAGGACATGCGGCTGGTCAACGAGGACGGCGAGGTCGTCTTCATGGTGACCGACATCTCGATGGACCCCCACGCCGGCGAGATCGCCACGGGTCGTGTCTTCTCCGGGACTCTGGAGAAGGGCCAGGACCTGTTCGTCTCCGGCACCGCCGGCAAGAACCGGATCCAGTCCGTCGGGCTGTTCATGGGGAGTGAGCGTGAGGAAGTAAACCGCGTGCCCGCGGGGAACATCGCCTCGGTCACCGGCCTGCGCGACGCTATCGCCGGTTCCACCGTCTCCTCAGTCGATATGACGCCGTTCGAGTCGATCGAGCACATCTCCGAGCCGGTGATCACGAAGTCCGTCGAGGCCCAGACCATGGACGACCTGCCGAAGCTGATCGAGACGCTCCAGCAGGTCGCCAAGGAGGACCCGACGATCCAGATCGAGATCAACGAGGACACCGGGGAGCACCTCATCTCCGGGCAGGGTGAGCTCCACCTCGAAGTGATCACCCAGCGTATCGAGAAGGAGCAGGGCATCCCGGTCAACACCGGTGAGCCCATCGTGGTCTACCGCGAGCAGCCCCAGGAGGAGTCCCGAGAGGTCGAAGGGGTCTCGCCGAACCGCCACAACAAGTTCTACATCTCCATCCACCCGATGGGGCAGGACATCGTCGACGCGATCCAGCTCGGCGAGGTCTCGATGGACATGCCCGAACTGGAGCGCCGTGAAGCGCTGCAGGAGGCCGGCATGGACAAGGACACGTCCCAGAACGTGGAGCACATCCACGGGACGAACATCCTGATCGACGACACGAAGGGTATCCAGCACCTCAACGAGACGATGGAGCTGGTGGTCGAGGGGCTCTCCGAGGCGCTCGACGACGGCCCGCTGGCCGCCGAGCCCGTGCAGGGGACGCTGCTCCGACTGCACGACGCCCGACTCCACGAGGACACCATCCACCGTGGCCCGGCACAGGTGATCCCCGCAGTCCGTGAGGCCGTTCACCGCGCGTTGATCGACGGCGAGATCCGCCTGCTGGAGCCGATCCAGAACGTCCGCATCGACGTTCCGTCCGAGCACATGGGTGCGGCGTCCGGCGAGATCCAGGGCCGCCGTGGCCGCGTCGACGACATGTACCAGGAGGGTGGCCTCATGGTCGTCGAGGGCATCGCGCCCGTCGGCGAGATGATCGGCTTCTCCAGCGACATCCGGAGCGCGACCGAGGGCCGTGCCTCCTGGAACACGGAGAACGCCGGCTTCCGCGTCATGGCCGACAACCTCCAGCGTGAGAAGATCATGGAGATCCGCGAGCGTAAGGGCATGAAGCTCGAACTGCCCGAGTCGATCGACTACCTCTAA
- a CDS encoding DUF5781 family protein: MDLRLPENGPAEPFLGAADLLETESRIDLPVEVHVRDDPDERTWAGHYEDRHVLNISRQAATSAMGRELALHELSHMARYEQNHPSHHQSTDEAIFLALAGKRVERRKLAHVHQLANHMKDIYADDITLSVAPGAKLVTFLESRLADAVADRPPVVPTGWQLATPGSDPEITAVNAGFALALVERHDLVDDDHRIYDLAHAAADDAPGVSVERFADAFRSLSDDPTESEYRKALVDMTREYVGGAD; the protein is encoded by the coding sequence ATGGATCTACGACTCCCCGAGAACGGCCCCGCCGAGCCGTTCCTCGGCGCAGCAGACCTCCTCGAAACCGAGAGTCGGATCGATCTCCCCGTCGAAGTACACGTTCGCGACGACCCCGACGAACGGACGTGGGCCGGTCACTACGAGGACCGACACGTCCTCAACATCTCTCGGCAGGCGGCCACCAGCGCGATGGGTCGGGAACTGGCGCTGCACGAACTCTCACACATGGCCCGCTACGAGCAGAACCACCCCTCACACCACCAGTCGACGGACGAGGCCATCTTCCTCGCGTTGGCGGGCAAGCGCGTCGAGCGCCGGAAGCTGGCCCACGTCCACCAGCTCGCCAACCACATGAAGGACATCTACGCCGACGACATCACGCTCTCGGTCGCCCCCGGCGCGAAACTGGTGACGTTCCTGGAGTCGCGGCTGGCCGACGCCGTCGCGGACCGGCCGCCCGTCGTCCCCACGGGGTGGCAGCTCGCCACGCCCGGCTCCGATCCGGAGATCACCGCGGTTAACGCCGGCTTCGCGCTCGCGCTCGTCGAACGCCACGATCTCGTCGACGACGACCACCGGATCTACGACCTCGCCCACGCCGCGGCCGACGACGCACCCGGGGTCAGCGTCGAACGCTTCGCCGATGCGTTCCGGTCGCTCTCGGACGACCCGACGGAGAGTGAGTACCGCAAGGCGCTGGTCGACATGACCCGGGAGTACGTCGGCGGTGCCGACTAA
- a CDS encoding PQQ-dependent sugar dehydrogenase: protein MDHALSRRALLALSTVGLAGCSTPDDAIGDEDPADEDGPEEYDRRLGHDETAWAGYDPEWSAPTAAAEPELEVEVLAETLEIPWDLSFGGNGDLFLTERPGQVLRYADGEVTPLFEPAGSIDGGSVPPGSDEKSWFVDGGEGGTMGVEVHPNYPEVPLVYVCYTADDGEEPVVRLAAFDPDSETPGEPVETLLEAPAKVGTNAFIHNGGRLRFGPANYLWMTTGDAGSGELAADPDSLAGKTLRVDTSGEGADGNESGGDARVYSVGHRNPQGLSWLPDTTPVVNEHGPGPDELNAIETGSEYGWPEARQPDEYEGTDYGRPIASSRVEGTTWAPSGSSFYRGDGVPTLRNRLLVGCLAEQRVKSFTLTPPDGEPPALGETGHRQDADWLSEGYTVTSHDLLENDLGRVRHVEEGPDGALYAITSNRDGRANAPFPMEYDDVLVRITER from the coding sequence ATGGATCACGCGCTCTCCCGCCGCGCGCTGCTTGCCCTCTCCACGGTCGGCCTCGCGGGCTGTAGCACGCCCGACGACGCCATCGGAGACGAGGACCCCGCTGACGAGGACGGTCCCGAGGAGTACGACCGACGCCTCGGCCACGACGAGACGGCGTGGGCCGGCTACGACCCCGAGTGGTCGGCGCCGACCGCCGCCGCCGAGCCGGAGTTGGAAGTCGAGGTGCTGGCCGAGACCCTCGAAATCCCGTGGGACCTCTCCTTCGGCGGGAACGGCGACCTGTTCCTGACCGAGCGGCCCGGGCAGGTGCTGCGCTACGCGGACGGCGAGGTGACGCCGCTGTTCGAGCCGGCCGGCTCCATCGACGGCGGCTCGGTGCCGCCGGGCAGCGACGAGAAGAGTTGGTTCGTCGACGGCGGCGAGGGCGGGACGATGGGTGTGGAAGTCCACCCGAACTACCCCGAGGTACCGCTGGTGTACGTCTGCTACACCGCCGACGACGGTGAGGAGCCGGTCGTTCGGCTGGCGGCGTTCGACCCCGACAGCGAGACCCCCGGCGAGCCGGTCGAGACGCTGCTCGAAGCGCCGGCGAAAGTCGGGACCAACGCGTTCATCCACAACGGCGGCCGGCTCCGGTTCGGCCCCGCGAACTACCTCTGGATGACGACCGGCGACGCCGGCAGCGGCGAACTCGCGGCCGACCCAGACTCGCTGGCCGGGAAGACGCTCCGCGTCGATACGTCGGGTGAGGGCGCCGACGGCAACGAGAGCGGCGGTGACGCCCGGGTGTACTCCGTCGGCCACCGGAACCCGCAGGGGCTGAGTTGGCTCCCCGATACGACGCCGGTGGTCAACGAGCACGGCCCCGGCCCGGACGAACTCAACGCCATCGAGACCGGGAGCGAGTACGGCTGGCCCGAGGCCCGCCAGCCCGACGAGTACGAGGGGACCGACTACGGGCGCCCCATCGCCAGTTCCCGGGTCGAGGGGACGACGTGGGCGCCGTCGGGGTCGTCGTTCTACCGCGGCGACGGCGTGCCGACGCTTCGCAACCGCCTGCTTGTGGGCTGTCTGGCCGAGCAGCGCGTCAAGTCGTTCACGCTGACGCCGCCGGATGGTGAGCCGCCGGCACTCGGGGAGACGGGCCACCGACAGGACGCCGACTGGCTGTCCGAGGGCTACACTGTGACGAGTCACGACCTGCTGGAGAACGATCTCGGGCGGGTGCGACACGTCGAGGAGGGCCCCGATGGCGCGCTCTACGCCATCACGTCGAACCGGGACGGGCGGGCGAACGCCCCGTTCCCGATGGAGTACGACGACGTGTTGGTCCGGATCACCGAGCGTTAG
- a CDS encoding 30S ribosomal protein S7, which yields MSEEEAAEADAETEEVEAEAEETTEETSTGADLFGVWDVSEIEYTDPSTQRYLNVTPIAHTMGRHASKQFEKSEISVVERLINRLMQTEDNTGDKQKATRIVRDAFDIVHEQSEENPAQVLVTAVENAAPREETVRLKYGGISVPKAVDVAPQRRVDQGLKFIAVGTLNASRKTTTSASEALAQQLLGAADYDVSAYPISQKEETERVAAAAR from the coding sequence ATGAGCGAGGAAGAAGCCGCCGAGGCCGACGCCGAGACCGAGGAGGTCGAAGCCGAAGCCGAGGAGACGACGGAGGAGACCTCGACGGGCGCCGACCTCTTCGGCGTCTGGGACGTTTCCGAGATCGAGTACACCGACCCCTCGACCCAGCGCTACCTCAACGTGACCCCCATCGCGCACACGATGGGCCGTCACGCGAGCAAGCAGTTCGAGAAGTCCGAGATCAGCGTGGTCGAGCGACTGATCAACCGCCTCATGCAGACCGAGGACAACACCGGCGACAAACAGAAGGCGACGCGCATCGTGCGCGACGCGTTCGACATCGTTCACGAGCAGAGCGAGGAGAACCCGGCACAGGTTCTCGTCACTGCCGTCGAGAACGCGGCCCCCCGCGAGGAGACCGTCCGCCTGAAGTACGGCGGGATCTCGGTCCCGAAGGCCGTCGACGTGGCGCCCCAGCGCCGTGTCGACCAGGGGCTGAAGTTCATCGCGGTCGGCACGCTCAACGCCTCCCGAAAGACGACTACGTCCGCCTCGGAGGCGCTCGCCCAGCAGCTACTCGGCGCCGCCGACTACGACGTGAGCGCGTACCCGATCTCCCAGAAGGAGGAGACCGAGCGCGTCGCGGCCGCGGCCCGCTAA
- a CDS encoding 30S ribosomal protein S12 yields the protein MANGKYAARKLKKDRQKRRWSDSEYARRERGLREKSDPLEGAPQGRGIVLEKVGIEAKQPNSAIRKCVRVQLIKNGKQVTAFCPGDGAISFIDEHDEVTIAGIGGSKGRAMGDISGVNYKVEKVNGVSMIELVRGNAEKPVR from the coding sequence ATGGCGAACGGCAAATACGCCGCGCGGAAACTCAAGAAGGACCGCCAGAAGCGGCGGTGGTCCGACTCGGAGTACGCGCGCCGAGAGCGAGGACTGCGCGAGAAATCCGACCCCCTCGAGGGTGCCCCCCAGGGGCGCGGGATCGTCCTGGAGAAGGTCGGTATCGAGGCAAAGCAGCCGAACTCGGCCATCCGAAAGTGTGTCCGTGTTCAGCTGATCAAGAACGGGAAGCAGGTCACCGCGTTCTGTCCCGGTGACGGTGCGATCTCGTTCATCGACGAGCACGACGAGGTCACGATCGCCGGGATCGGTGGCTCGAAGGGTCGTGCGATGGGTGACATCTCGGGTGTCAACTACAAGGTCGAGAAGGTCAACGGTGTCTCGATGATCGAACTGGTTCGCGGTAACGCGGAGAAACCCGTCCGATGA
- a CDS encoding NusA-like transcription termination signal-binding factor, which translates to MTVTLSDDARQYIAAFADATGVTPTDCLVEEDRIVFVVPAGEMGAAIGPDGETVAAAEEQLNTRVDLVEDADDPAAFVANCLAPAAVRNVTLSTQGGSTVAYVEVPQGDRGVAIGAGGESIETARRLAARHFDVDDVQLA; encoded by the coding sequence ATGACGGTCACGCTGTCGGACGACGCACGGCAGTACATCGCCGCCTTCGCCGACGCGACCGGCGTCACGCCGACTGACTGTCTGGTCGAGGAGGATCGGATCGTGTTCGTCGTGCCCGCCGGCGAGATGGGCGCGGCCATCGGCCCGGACGGCGAAACCGTCGCCGCCGCCGAGGAGCAGTTGAACACCCGCGTCGACCTCGTGGAGGACGCCGACGACCCGGCCGCGTTCGTCGCGAACTGCCTCGCGCCCGCGGCCGTGCGCAACGTCACCCTGTCGACGCAGGGTGGCAGCACGGTCGCGTACGTCGAGGTGCCACAGGGCGACCGCGGGGTCGCCATCGGCGCCGGCGGGGAGTCGATCGAGACCGCCCGGCGGCTGGCTGCCCGCCACTTCGACGTGGACGACGTGCAGTTGGCCTGA
- the rpoA2 gene encoding DNA-directed RNA polymerase subunit A'', translated as MTDADALPESFEHIDEDTETLVEGTDLPRRLKDRVYGAIEENEGATPEQIDEIVKAVVTRYDETRVDALDPVGTVSAQSIGEPGTQLTMNTFHFAGVAEIDVTQGLPRLIELVDARKTPDTPTMTVHLDGEYATDRDKAREVVWQIEATKVLALGNVSTNVADMQVTIDLNEETLQKRWPTYDDVGTIAEEIQDTIESELKVATKRKGTAIAFGPEQPSYRELLQLVEELREVVFKGIEEVSRVVIRKEEMDDSDEEEFVLYTEGSAFGDVLEIEGVDTSRSTCNNIHEIHKQLGIEAARETIINETQETLQEQGLDDVNVRHLMLVADIMTNRGTIESIGRHGISGSKDSVLARAAFEVTVNHLLDAAIHGEVDDLDGVIENVIVGKPVSIGTGDVDLRMGSASTPKSADD; from the coding sequence ATGACTGATGCCGACGCGCTCCCCGAGAGCTTCGAACACATCGACGAGGACACCGAGACGCTCGTCGAGGGGACCGACCTCCCGCGGCGACTGAAGGACCGGGTCTACGGCGCCATCGAGGAGAACGAGGGCGCGACACCCGAACAGATCGACGAGATCGTCAAGGCCGTCGTCACCCGCTACGACGAGACCCGCGTCGACGCGCTCGACCCCGTCGGGACGGTGTCGGCCCAGTCGATCGGTGAGCCGGGGACCCAGCTTACGATGAACACGTTCCACTTCGCGGGGGTCGCGGAGATCGACGTGACACAGGGACTGCCCCGACTGATCGAACTCGTCGACGCCCGGAAGACGCCGGACACGCCGACGATGACGGTCCACCTCGACGGCGAGTACGCGACCGACCGCGACAAGGCCCGCGAGGTCGTCTGGCAGATCGAGGCGACGAAGGTGCTCGCACTGGGGAACGTCTCGACCAACGTCGCGGACATGCAGGTCACGATCGACCTGAACGAGGAGACGCTCCAGAAGCGCTGGCCGACCTACGACGACGTGGGCACCATCGCCGAGGAGATACAGGACACCATCGAGAGCGAACTCAAGGTGGCGACCAAGCGCAAGGGGACCGCCATCGCCTTCGGCCCCGAGCAGCCCAGCTACCGCGAACTGCTCCAGTTGGTCGAAGAGCTCCGCGAAGTCGTGTTCAAGGGGATCGAGGAGGTCTCCCGCGTCGTCATCCGGAAGGAAGAGATGGACGACAGCGACGAGGAGGAGTTCGTCCTCTACACCGAGGGGTCGGCGTTCGGCGACGTGCTCGAGATCGAGGGCGTCGACACCAGCCGCTCGACGTGTAACAACATCCACGAGATCCACAAACAGCTCGGGATCGAGGCCGCCCGGGAGACGATCATCAACGAGACCCAGGAGACCCTGCAGGAACAGGGGCTCGACGACGTGAACGTCCGGCACCTGATGCTGGTGGCGGACATCATGACCAACCGCGGGACGATCGAGTCGATCGGTCGCCACGGGATCTCGGGGTCGAAGGACTCCGTGCTCGCCCGCGCGGCGTTCGAGGTCACCGTCAACCACCTGCTCGACGCCGCGATCCACGGCGAGGTCGACGACCTCGACGGCGTGATCGAGAACGTGATCGTCGGGAAGCCGGTCTCGATCGGAACCGGCGACGTGGACCTCCGCATGGGCTCGGCGTCGACGCCGAAGTCCGCCGACGACTGA
- a CDS encoding DNA-directed RNA polymerase subunit A', translated as MSISGSPKEIGEISFGLMDPETYRDMSATKVITADTYDDDGYPIDMGLMDPRLGVIDPGLECRTCGQHSGSCNGHFGHIELAAPVIHVGFAKLIRRLLRGTCRDCGRLSLTEDEQAEYAERLKRAKELGDDPDDVLKAAIRQARKASRCPYCGETQYDIKHEKPTTYYEVQDVLAGEYSDMIAEAMQPDDEDEEGMAPTDLADRTGIALDRVNDILSGEFRPREDDRKELEKALDIDLTEEDENKLMPSDIRDWFEDIPNEDLANIGVNPETSRPEWMIMTVLPVPPVTTRPSITLDNGQRSEDDLTHKLVDIIRINQRFMENREAGAPQLIIEDLWELLQYHVTTFVDNEISGTPPARHRSGRPLKTLSQRLKGKEGRFRGSLSGKRVNFSARTVISPDPTLSLNEVGVPERVAREMTQTMNVSERNIEEARTYVRNGPEGHPGANYVKRPDGRRLKVTEKNCEELAEKVQPDWEVSRHLTDGDIIVFNRQPSLHRMSIMAHEVVVMPYKTFRLNTTVCTPYNADFDGDEMNMHALQNEEARAEARVLMRVQEQMLSPRFGKNIIGAIQDHISGTYLLTRNNPTFSENQALDLLRATSVDELPEADGEEDGQPYWTGRTVFSELLPDDLNLEFISEADDEVVIEDGQLIQGTIDEGAVGAFGGDIVDTITKEYSKTRARVFVNEVATLAMRSIMHFGFSIGIDDESIPAAAGEQVDEAIDDAHERIEELIETYRAGDLNSIPGRTVDETLELKIMQTLGKARDSAGEIADDYFADDNPAVVMARSGARGSMLNLTQMAGSVGQQTVSGERINRGYEDRTLSHYKRDDLSAAPHGFVENSYRSGLTPREFFFHAMGGREGLVDTAVRTSKSGYLQRRLINALSELEAQYDGTVRDTSGTVVQFEFGEDGTSPVNVAYDEDDPVDVEAITQRVLDAEFSSEDQKARFLGEKQEETNISEYAGPGLNKAGQGVSDD; from the coding sequence ATGTCAATCTCAGGCTCACCCAAGGAGATCGGCGAGATCAGCTTCGGCCTGATGGACCCGGAAACGTACCGGGACATGTCCGCGACGAAGGTGATCACCGCCGACACGTACGACGACGACGGCTACCCCATCGACATGGGGCTCATGGACCCCCGACTCGGGGTCATCGACCCCGGGCTGGAGTGTCGAACCTGCGGTCAGCACTCGGGCTCGTGTAACGGCCACTTCGGCCACATCGAGCTCGCGGCGCCGGTGATCCACGTCGGCTTCGCCAAGCTGATCCGCCGCCTGCTGCGCGGTACCTGCCGTGACTGCGGCCGCCTCTCGCTCACCGAGGACGAGCAGGCCGAGTACGCGGAGCGACTGAAGCGCGCCAAGGAGCTCGGCGACGACCCCGACGACGTGCTCAAGGCCGCGATCCGACAGGCCCGGAAGGCCTCCCGCTGTCCGTACTGTGGCGAGACCCAGTACGACATCAAACACGAGAAGCCGACCACCTACTACGAGGTACAGGACGTGCTGGCCGGCGAGTACTCGGACATGATCGCCGAGGCGATGCAGCCCGACGACGAGGACGAGGAGGGGATGGCCCCGACCGACCTCGCCGACCGGACCGGCATCGCGCTCGACCGCGTCAACGACATCCTGAGCGGCGAGTTCCGTCCCCGCGAGGACGACCGCAAGGAACTCGAGAAGGCGCTGGACATCGACCTCACCGAGGAGGACGAGAACAAGCTGATGCCCAGCGACATCCGGGACTGGTTCGAGGACATCCCGAACGAGGACCTGGCGAACATCGGCGTCAACCCCGAGACCTCCCGGCCCGAGTGGATGATCATGACGGTGCTGCCGGTCCCGCCGGTCACCACTCGTCCCTCGATCACGCTGGACAACGGCCAGCGCTCCGAGGACGACCTGACCCACAAGCTGGTGGACATCATCCGTATCAATCAGCGGTTCATGGAGAACCGCGAGGCGGGTGCGCCCCAGCTGATCATCGAGGACCTCTGGGAGCTGCTCCAGTACCACGTCACCACGTTCGTCGACAACGAGATCTCCGGGACGCCGCCGGCCCGGCACCGGTCGGGGCGGCCGCTGAAGACCCTCTCCCAGCGACTGAAGGGGAAGGAGGGTCGCTTCCGTGGCTCGCTTTCGGGTAAGCGTGTGAACTTCTCGGCGCGTACCGTGATCTCGCCGGACCCGACGCTCTCGCTGAACGAGGTCGGCGTCCCCGAGCGCGTCGCGCGAGAGATGACCCAGACGATGAACGTCTCCGAGCGCAACATCGAGGAGGCACGGACCTACGTCCGGAACGGCCCCGAGGGCCACCCCGGCGCCAACTACGTCAAGCGGCCCGACGGCCGCCGACTGAAGGTCACCGAGAAGAACTGTGAGGAGCTCGCGGAGAAGGTCCAGCCCGACTGGGAGGTCTCCCGGCACCTGACCGACGGCGACATCATCGTGTTCAACCGACAGCCGTCGCTGCACCGGATGTCGATCATGGCTCACGAGGTCGTCGTGATGCCGTACAAGACGTTCCGCCTGAACACGACGGTCTGTACGCCGTACAACGCCGACTTCGACGGCGACGAGATGAACATGCACGCCCTCCAGAACGAGGAGGCCCGTGCGGAGGCCCGCGTCCTGATGCGCGTTCAGGAGCAGATGCTCAGCCCGCGCTTCGGGAAGAACATCATCGGCGCCATTCAGGACCACATCAGCGGGACCTACCTGCTGACCCGGAACAACCCGACGTTCTCGGAGAACCAGGCGCTGGACCTGCTCCGTGCGACGAGCGTCGACGAGCTGCCCGAGGCTGACGGCGAGGAGGACGGCCAGCCGTACTGGACCGGCCGAACGGTGTTCTCGGAGCTCCTCCCCGACGACCTCAACCTCGAGTTCATCTCCGAGGCCGACGACGAGGTCGTCATCGAGGACGGACAGCTGATCCAGGGGACGATCGACGAGGGCGCCGTCGGTGCGTTCGGTGGCGACATCGTCGACACGATCACCAAGGAGTACTCGAAGACGCGCGCACGCGTATTCGTCAACGAGGTGGCGACGCTCGCGATGCGCTCGATCATGCACTTCGGGTTTTCGATCGGGATCGACGACGAGTCCATCCCGGCCGCGGCGGGCGAGCAGGTCGACGAAGCCATCGACGACGCCCACGAGCGCATCGAGGAGCTGATCGAGACCTACCGTGCGGGGGACCTCAACTCGATCCCCGGCCGAACGGTCGACGAGACGCTCGAACTGAAGATCATGCAGACGCTGGGCAAGGCGCGTGACTCCGCCGGGGAGATCGCCGACGACTACTTCGCCGACGACAACCCGGCCGTGGTCATGGCCCGTTCCGGTGCACGTGGGTCGATGCTGAACCTGACCCAGATGGCCGGTTCCGTCGGCCAGCAGACCGTCAGTGGCGAGCGCATCAACCGTGGCTACGAGGACCGCACCCTCAGCCACTACAAGCGCGACGACCTCTCGGCGGCGCCCCACGGCTTCGTCGAGAACTCCTACCGCTCGGGGCTGACCCCGCGTGAGTTCTTCTTCCACGCGATGGGTGGCCGCGAGGGGCTGGTGGACACGGCAGTCCGGACCTCGAAGTCCGGCTACCTCCAGCGCCGCCTCATCAACGCGCTCTCGGAACTGGAAGCGCAGTACGACGGCACCGTCCGGGACACCTCCGGCACCGTCGTCCAGTTCGAGTTCGGCGAGGACGGCACCTCGCCGGTCAACGTCGCCTACGACGAGGACGACCCCGTCGACGTGGAGGCGATCACCCAGCGCGTGCTGGACGCCGAGTTCAGCAGCGAGGACCAGAAGGCTCGCTTCCTCGGCGAGAAGCAGGAGGAGACCAACATCTCGGAGTACGCCGGTCCCGGCCTGAACAAGGCGGGACAGGGGGTGAGCGATGACTGA